A region from the Plutella xylostella chromosome 8, ilPluXylo3.1, whole genome shotgun sequence genome encodes:
- the LOC119692970 gene encoding carboxypeptidase M isoform X3: MGRVLLLSVLVAAAYAQTALDDGFLSTGERAVGEAEGRDAGEPLLDFHYHDHEQMTRFLRAISARYPALTALYSIGKSVQGRDLWVMVVSASPYEHMIGKPDVKYVANIHGNEAVGRELLLHLIQHFVTSYDSDPYIKWLLDNTRIHLMPSMNPDGFAISKEGQCDTIHGRANARRYDLNRNFPDYFKQNTKQPQPETDAVKEWISKIQFVLSGSLHGGALVASYPFDNTPNANLLNTVFQSHAHSPSIAPDDDVFRHLSLIYSKNHAKMGRGVSCKSGSPRFENGITNGAAWYPLTGGMQDYNYLWHGCMEITLEISCCKYPPAHELPKYWQDNKQSMIKYLAEAHRGAHGFVMDENGNPVERAAVRVKGRDVVYHTTKYGEFWRILLPGTYRVDVSAEGYIPQEVEFIVIDSHPTLLNVTLHSAKRIDGGGPYYRPVPLAPRPLPGPAPSPGILASLTSSFNSIVSNIFG; encoded by the exons ATGGGCCGAGTGTTGCTGCTCAGTGTGCTGGTGGCCGCCGCGTACGCGCAGACCGCCCTGGATGATGGATTCTTGTCCA CCGGCGAGCGCGCGGTGGGCGAGGCCGAGGGTCGCGACGCCGGGGAGCCGCTGCTGGACTTCCACTACCACGACCATGAGCAGATGACGCGCTTCCTGCGGGCCATCTCCGCCAGGTATCCGGCTCTCACCGCGCTGTACTCTATTGGGAAGTCCGTTCAGG GTCGCGACCTGTGGGTGATGGTGGTGTCGGCGTCCCCCTACGAGCACATGATCGGCAAGCCCGACGTCAAGTACGTCGCCAACATACACGGCAACGAGGCCGTGGGGCGGGAGCTCTTGCTGCATCTTATTCAG CACTTCGTGACGTCATACGACTCGGACCCGTACATCAAGTGGCTGCTGGACAACACGCGCATCCACCTCATGCCGTCCATGAACCCCGACGGGTTCGCCATCTCCAAGGAGGGGCAGTGCGACACCATCCACGGAAG AGCCAACGCCCGCCGGTACGACCTCAACCGGAACTTCCCGGACTACTTCAAGCAGAACACCAAGCAGCCGCAGCCGGAGACCGACGCGGTCAAGGAGTGGATCAGCAAGATCCAGTTCGTGCTGTCGGGGTCCCTCCACGGCGGTGCGCTGGTCGCCAGCTATCCCTTCGACAACACGCCCAATGCCA ATCTCCTGAACACAGTGTTCCAAAGCCACGCGCACTCGCCGTCCATCGCGCCGGACGACGACGTGTTCCGGCACCTGTCGCTCATCTACTCCAAGAACCACGCCAAGATGGGCCGCGGGGTCTCCTGCAAGTCCGGCTCGCCACGGTTCGAGAACGGCATCACTAACGGCGCCGCTTGGTATCCTCTTACTG GTGGAATGCAGGACTACAACTACTTGTGGCACGGCTGCATGGAGATCACGCTGGAGATCTCCTGCTGCAAGTACCCGCCGGCGCACGAGCTGCCCAAGTACTGGCAGGACAATAAGcag TCAATGATAAAATACCTGGCGGAGGCGCACAGAGGGGCCCACGGGTTCGTGATGGACGAGAACGGCAACCCCGTGGAGCGCGCGGCCGTGCGGGTGAAGGGCCGCGACGTGGTCTACCACACCACCAAGTATGGCGAGTTCTGGCGCATCCTGCTGCCGGGCACTTACCGGGTCGAT GTATCAGCTGAAGGCTACATCCCGCAGGAAGTAGAGTTTATAGTCATCGACAGCCATCCCACCTTACTGAATGTTACTCTGCACTCCGCCAAG CGAATAGACGGCGGCGGTCCTTACTACCGGCCGGTGCCGCTGGCGCCGCGGCCGCTGCCGGGCCCCGCTCCCTCGCCCGGCATCCTCGCATCACTCACCTCGTCCTTCAACAGCATCGTCTCCAACATCTTCGGATGA
- the LOC119692970 gene encoding carboxypeptidase M isoform X1, protein MGRVLLLSVLVAAAYAQTALDDGFLSTGERAVGEAEGRDAGEPLLDFHYHDHEQMTRFLRAISARYPALTALYSIGKSVQGRDLWVMVVSASPYEHMIGKPDVKYVANIHGNEAVGRELLLHLIQHFVTSYDSDPYIKWLLDNTRIHLMPSMNPDGFAISKEGQCDTIHGRANARRYDLNRNFPDYFKQNTKQPQPETDAVKEWISKIQFVLSGSLHGGALVASYPFDNTPNARMCRSSVLCSVFQSHAHSPSIAPDDDVFRHLSLIYSKNHAKMGRGVSCKSGSPRFENGITNGAAWYPLTGGMQDYNYLWHGCMEITLEISCCKYPPAHELPKYWQDNKQSMIKYLAEAHRGAHGFVMDENGNPVERAAVRVKGRDVVYHTTKYGEFWRILLPGTYRVDVSAEGYIPQEVEFIVIDSHPTLLNVTLHSAKRIDGGGPYYRPVPLAPRPLPGPAPSPGILASLTSSFNSIVSNIFG, encoded by the exons ATGGGCCGAGTGTTGCTGCTCAGTGTGCTGGTGGCCGCCGCGTACGCGCAGACCGCCCTGGATGATGGATTCTTGTCCA CCGGCGAGCGCGCGGTGGGCGAGGCCGAGGGTCGCGACGCCGGGGAGCCGCTGCTGGACTTCCACTACCACGACCATGAGCAGATGACGCGCTTCCTGCGGGCCATCTCCGCCAGGTATCCGGCTCTCACCGCGCTGTACTCTATTGGGAAGTCCGTTCAGG GTCGCGACCTGTGGGTGATGGTGGTGTCGGCGTCCCCCTACGAGCACATGATCGGCAAGCCCGACGTCAAGTACGTCGCCAACATACACGGCAACGAGGCCGTGGGGCGGGAGCTCTTGCTGCATCTTATTCAG CACTTCGTGACGTCATACGACTCGGACCCGTACATCAAGTGGCTGCTGGACAACACGCGCATCCACCTCATGCCGTCCATGAACCCCGACGGGTTCGCCATCTCCAAGGAGGGGCAGTGCGACACCATCCACGGAAG AGCCAACGCCCGCCGGTACGACCTCAACCGGAACTTCCCGGACTACTTCAAGCAGAACACCAAGCAGCCGCAGCCGGAGACCGACGCGGTCAAGGAGTGGATCAGCAAGATCCAGTTCGTGCTGTCGGGGTCCCTCCACGGCGGTGCGCTGGTCGCCAGCTATCCCTTCGACAACACGCCCAATGCCA GAATGTGCAGATCGTCCGTCCTTTGTTCTG TGTTCCAAAGCCACGCGCACTCGCCGTCCATCGCGCCGGACGACGACGTGTTCCGGCACCTGTCGCTCATCTACTCCAAGAACCACGCCAAGATGGGCCGCGGGGTCTCCTGCAAGTCCGGCTCGCCACGGTTCGAGAACGGCATCACTAACGGCGCCGCTTGGTATCCTCTTACTG GTGGAATGCAGGACTACAACTACTTGTGGCACGGCTGCATGGAGATCACGCTGGAGATCTCCTGCTGCAAGTACCCGCCGGCGCACGAGCTGCCCAAGTACTGGCAGGACAATAAGcag TCAATGATAAAATACCTGGCGGAGGCGCACAGAGGGGCCCACGGGTTCGTGATGGACGAGAACGGCAACCCCGTGGAGCGCGCGGCCGTGCGGGTGAAGGGCCGCGACGTGGTCTACCACACCACCAAGTATGGCGAGTTCTGGCGCATCCTGCTGCCGGGCACTTACCGGGTCGAT GTATCAGCTGAAGGCTACATCCCGCAGGAAGTAGAGTTTATAGTCATCGACAGCCATCCCACCTTACTGAATGTTACTCTGCACTCCGCCAAG CGAATAGACGGCGGCGGTCCTTACTACCGGCCGGTGCCGCTGGCGCCGCGGCCGCTGCCGGGCCCCGCTCCCTCGCCCGGCATCCTCGCATCACTCACCTCGTCCTTCAACAGCATCGTCTCCAACATCTTCGGATGA
- the LOC119692970 gene encoding carboxypeptidase M isoform X2 has translation MGRVLLLSVLVAAAYAQTALDDGFLSTGERAVGEAEGRDAGEPLLDFHYHDHEQMTRFLRAISARYPALTALYSIGKSVQGRDLWVMVVSASPYEHMIGKPDVKYVANIHGNEAVGRELLLHLIQHFVTSYDSDPYIKWLLDNTRIHLMPSMNPDGFAISKEGQCDTIHGRANARRYDLNRNFPDYFKQNTKQPQPETDAVKEWISKIQFVLSGSLHGGALVASYPFDNTPNARMCRSSVLCSVFQSHAHSPSIAPDDDVFRHLSLIYSKNHAKMGRGVSCKSGSPRFENGITNGAAWYPLTGGMQDYNYLWHGCMEITLEISCCKYPPAHELPKYWQDNKQSMIKYLAEAHRGAHGFVMDENGNPVERAAVRVKGRDVVYHTTKYGEFWRILLPGTYRVDVSAEGYIPQEVEFIVIDSHPTLLNVTLHSAKGYVPQGRPKGRRPGPMRIGPYPSTSSTTPRTTALTDTIVFKE, from the exons ATGGGCCGAGTGTTGCTGCTCAGTGTGCTGGTGGCCGCCGCGTACGCGCAGACCGCCCTGGATGATGGATTCTTGTCCA CCGGCGAGCGCGCGGTGGGCGAGGCCGAGGGTCGCGACGCCGGGGAGCCGCTGCTGGACTTCCACTACCACGACCATGAGCAGATGACGCGCTTCCTGCGGGCCATCTCCGCCAGGTATCCGGCTCTCACCGCGCTGTACTCTATTGGGAAGTCCGTTCAGG GTCGCGACCTGTGGGTGATGGTGGTGTCGGCGTCCCCCTACGAGCACATGATCGGCAAGCCCGACGTCAAGTACGTCGCCAACATACACGGCAACGAGGCCGTGGGGCGGGAGCTCTTGCTGCATCTTATTCAG CACTTCGTGACGTCATACGACTCGGACCCGTACATCAAGTGGCTGCTGGACAACACGCGCATCCACCTCATGCCGTCCATGAACCCCGACGGGTTCGCCATCTCCAAGGAGGGGCAGTGCGACACCATCCACGGAAG AGCCAACGCCCGCCGGTACGACCTCAACCGGAACTTCCCGGACTACTTCAAGCAGAACACCAAGCAGCCGCAGCCGGAGACCGACGCGGTCAAGGAGTGGATCAGCAAGATCCAGTTCGTGCTGTCGGGGTCCCTCCACGGCGGTGCGCTGGTCGCCAGCTATCCCTTCGACAACACGCCCAATGCCA GAATGTGCAGATCGTCCGTCCTTTGTTCTG TGTTCCAAAGCCACGCGCACTCGCCGTCCATCGCGCCGGACGACGACGTGTTCCGGCACCTGTCGCTCATCTACTCCAAGAACCACGCCAAGATGGGCCGCGGGGTCTCCTGCAAGTCCGGCTCGCCACGGTTCGAGAACGGCATCACTAACGGCGCCGCTTGGTATCCTCTTACTG GTGGAATGCAGGACTACAACTACTTGTGGCACGGCTGCATGGAGATCACGCTGGAGATCTCCTGCTGCAAGTACCCGCCGGCGCACGAGCTGCCCAAGTACTGGCAGGACAATAAGcag TCAATGATAAAATACCTGGCGGAGGCGCACAGAGGGGCCCACGGGTTCGTGATGGACGAGAACGGCAACCCCGTGGAGCGCGCGGCCGTGCGGGTGAAGGGCCGCGACGTGGTCTACCACACCACCAAGTATGGCGAGTTCTGGCGCATCCTGCTGCCGGGCACTTACCGGGTCGAT GTATCAGCTGAAGGCTACATCCCGCAGGAAGTAGAGTTTATAGTCATCGACAGCCATCCCACCTTACTGAATGTTACTCTGCACTCCGCCAAG GGCTACGTGCCGCAGGGGCGGCCCAAGGGGCGGCGGCCTGGCCCGATGCGCATCGGCCCCTACCCCTCCACCTCCTCGACCACCCCTCGGACCACTGCGCTGACCGACACCATCGTCTTCAAGGAATAA
- the LOC105387483 gene encoding uncharacterized protein LOC105387483, producing the protein MAIKVLISLLVMTNLVNGRMVTTLSGRVRGELVQDVNATYYSYRGIPYAEPPIGHLRFMPPVPRRPWPGVLDALDYGPVCPQLDKVYKREQMSEDCLNLNVFVPHVPEWKPAPYPVLVYVHSGELLMLSGGDYIWGPQFYVKQGILVVTFNYRFGALGFLSLQTDEVSGNAGIKDAILALKWVKANIAAFGGDPDNITLGGDSSGAVLVHCLLLTEKATNLFHRASMISGSILGYRFLNRHPIKSAKELGEKLGFQTEDLNELLQSLRNADAYDIVMAQGNESDHRNGFRPYAPFVPVIEPPSSHAVLTQHPLLIIKQGIPQNVPIIAGFNAQEGIKMLPIIRNDPKLADYLNNDFELCIPSDIEYPYGSIESKELARTIKQFYFNNQEITNDTKENFVNMITDTMFSISVDSWIQLHKSSGKSNKVYYYVFDFVGDLNWFRLRYGEDFAGTAHMDQASYMFVTRASRPVLDTVSAESKHTMDVILRYWTNFIKYGNPSAISDCYGQYEWTDYGPDSKYLALNNQPRMVDGKPIHERISFWQRIYNEYEQYVGNGGILEAKLPLLRWLPHCIFTSERQADIVQKPTTRSIIFIMRLVINVVILVLGATASISHNVVETLNGAIRGKLVRDLNVTYYAYLGIPYAEAPTGQLRFKPPVPKKPWNGTLDASAYGPVCPQDEMYHKRSDMNEDCLNLNVYVPARPALAPTPVLVYVHSGELTLLSGRPYVLGPQFYMKYGVLLVTMNYRLGALGFLSVQTEEAAGNAALKDILLSLQWVKKYISQFGGDPDNVTIGGESSSAVLVQYLTLSERSSNLFHKASIISGSALSYRFFNRHPIKSALELGKKMGYHTEDPNELVRKLQEADVFDIITAQGDKTNKRNGFRPFAPFTPVAETPSPHAVITQHPLQIVNQGIPQVIPIISGITTQEGIKMLPFIRQNPILAVHLNENFELCIPSDIEYPYGSRESKDLANSIKQFYFNNETISNTTLLNFVNLVSDTQVTYSTDRWIEIYKNMANSDRVYYFVFDFDGDLNWYKLFSKTQFPGAAHADHLGYMFVTNTTRPLLLSAGAESKQTIQVVLQLWTNFIKYGNPSRLTSLTCNIREEWSGCGTQRNYLALNNRPYMVPGPPLRRRLHFWRQVYAQYDSYVARGGGLEAKTP; encoded by the exons ATGGCAATCAAAGTGTTAATATCTCTGTTAGTTATGACTAATTTAGTTAACGGCAGAATGGTGACAACATTGAGCGGCAGAGTCAGGGGAGAACTAGTGCAGGATGTGAACGCTACATACTATTCGTATCGAGGGATACCTTACGCAGAACCTCCAATTGGCCACCTAAGGTTTATG CCCCCAGTACCCCGACGGCCGTGGCCAGGCGTGCTGGACGCGCTGGACTATGGGCCCGTGTGCCCGCAGCTCGACAAAGTATACAAAAGAGAGCAAATGAGCGAAGACTGCCTGAACCTGAACGTGTTTGTTCCGCATGTTCCGGAGTGGAAGCCGGCGCCGTACCCTGTGCTGGTCTACGTGCACTCCGGAGAGTTGCTGATGCTCTCGGGGGGAGACTACATATGGGGGCCGCAGTTTTATGTGAAGCAGGGGATACTAGTCGTCACTTTCAACTATAG ATTTGGCGCGTTAGGGTTTTTATCTCTTCAAACTGATGAAGTTTCTGGAAACGCAGGCATAAAAGACGCAATTTTGGCGCTGAAATGGGTGAAAGCCAACATAGCGGCGTTTGGAGGTGACCCCGACAACATCACTCTCGGGGGAGACAGTAGCGGTGCAGTCCTAGTTCACTGCTTACTGTTGACAGAGAAAGCAACAAATCTGTTTCATAGAGCTAGTATGATCAGCGGCTCTATTCTAGGATATAGGTTCTTAAATAGACACCCCATTAAATCTGCAAAGGAGCTCGGGGAAAAGCTAGGTTTTCAGACTGAGGATTTGAACGAGTTGCTGCAAAGTTTGAGGAACGCGGATGCGTACGACATCGTCATGGCACAGGGGAATGAATCTGACCACCGCAACGGTTTCCGACCGTACGCACCCTTTGTGCCCGTCATCGAGCCTCCGTCGTCGCACGCTGTGCTCACGCAGCACCCCTTGCTTATAATCAAACAAGGAATCCCCCAAAACGTACCCATCATAGCTGGATTCAATGCGCAAGAAGGAATTAAGATGCTCCCAATAATCAGAAATGATCCTAAATTAGCTGATTATCTCAATAACGATTTTGAGCTGTGTATACCGTCAGACATTGAATACCCGTACGGCTCGATAGAGTCAAAAGAATTGGCGCGgacaataaaacaattttatttcaacaatCAAGAGATTACGAACGATACGAAAGAAAACTTTGTGAACATGATAACAGACACGATGTTCTCTATCTCTGTAGACTCCTGGATACAACTTCACAAAAGCTCAGGCAAAAGCAACAAAGTATATTACTACGTGTTTGACTTTGTCGGAGACTTGAACTGGTTTCGTCTGAGATACGGCGAGGACTTCGCAGGTACTGCGCACATGGACCAGGCCAGCTATATGTTCGTCACTAGAGCGTCCAGGCCTGTGCTAGATACTGTGAGCGCAGAAAGTAAACATACCATGGATGTTATTTTACGTTATTGGaccaattttattaaatacgg GAACCCCAGTGCTATCAGCGACTGTTACGGTCAATATGAATGGACTGACTATGGGCCCGATTCAAAGTATTTAGCACTCAATAACCAACCGCGAATGGTAGACGGGAAGCCCATACACGAGAGAATCAGCTTCTGGCAAAGAATCTACAATGAGTATGAGCAATATGTTGGCAATGGAGGAATATTAGAAGCGAAACTTCCC TTACTACGCTGGTTGCCTCATTGCATCTTCACTTCGGAGCGCCAAGCTGACATCGTTCAGAAACCAACCACCAGGAGCATCATATTTATCATGAGACTAGTGATCAACGTTGTAATACTAGTTCTAGGTGCTACTGCATCAATTAGCCATAATGTGGTGGAAACATTGAATGGAGCCATTCGCGGGAAGCTTGTAAGAGATTTGAACGTGACTTATTATGCGTATCTCGGAATACCGTACGCGGAGGCGCCGACTGGACAGCTTCGatttaaa CCTCCAGTGCCTAAGAAACCATGGAATGGAACATTGGACGCCTCGGCATACGGTCCAGTGTGTCCGCAAGACGAGATGTATCACAAGAGAAGCGACATGAATGAAGACTGCCTGAACCTAAACGTGTATGTGCCAGCCAGGCCAGCGCTGGCCCCGACACCCGTGCTGGTGTATGTGCATAGCGGGGAGCTGACCCTGCTGTCAGGAAGGCCCTACGTTCTCGGACCACAGTTTTACATGAAATATGGTGTGCTGTTGGTGACGATGAATTACAG GCTAGGAGCATTAGGATTCTTGTCTGTACAAACAGAAGAAGCGGCTGGGAATGCGGCGTTGaaagacatattattatcgcTCCAGTGGGTGAAGAAATATATATCTCAGTTCGGTGGTGACCCCGACAACGTCACTATAGGCGGGGAGAGCTCCAGCGCAGTCTTAGTGCAATACCTCACTCTATCTGAAAGATCCTCCAATTTATTCCACAAAGCCTCCATCATCAGCGGATCCGCTTTAAGCTACAGGTTTTTCAACCGACATCCCATAAAGTCAGCTTTGGAGCTTGGTAAGAAGATGGGATATCATACGGAAGACCCAAATGAGCTAGTGCGAAAACTACAAGAAGCTGATGTATTTGATATAATAACCGCTCAAGGGGATAAAACAAACAAGCGCAATGGGTTCAGACCATTCGCGCCGTTCACACCGGTGGCAGAGACACCGTCCCCACACGCCGTCATCACACAACATCCGCTACAAATTGTCAATCAAGGGATCCCACAAGTTATTCCAATCATATCAGGAATTACAACGCAGGAAGGTATTAAAATGCTACCGTTTATACGACAAAACCCAATACTGGCTGTACACCTAAACGAAAACTTTGAATTGTGCATTCCATCCGACATAGAATATCCGTATGGGTCCCGTGAGTCTAAAGATTTGGCAAACtcaataaaacagttttactTCAACAACGAAACCATATCGAATACCACGTTGTTGAACTTTGTCAACTTGGTATCAGACACTCAGGTCACCTACTCTACCGATAGGTGGATTGAGATTTATAAGAACATGGCCAATAGCGACAGGGTATACTACTTCGTATTTGACTTCGATGGAGACTTGAACTGgtacaagctgttctcaaaGACCCAGTTCCCAGGGGCGGCCCACGCAGATCATTTGGGGTACATGTTTGTGACGAACACCACCAGGCCACTGCTGCTCTCTGCCGGAGCGGAGAGCAAGCAGACCATACAGGTGGTGCTACAGTTGTGgactaattttattaaatacgg AAATCCAAGTCGACTTACTTCGCTGACATGCAATATTCGAGAAGAATGGTCAGGTTGTGGAACGCAGCGCAACTACTTGGCTCTCAACAACCGTCCCTACATGGTGCCGGGACCACCTTTAAGGAGAAGACTGCACTTCTGGCGTCAAGTGTACGCGCAATATGATAGCTACGTGGCTAGAGGAGGTGGACTGGAAGCAAAGACACCTTAA
- the LOC119692970 gene encoding carboxypeptidase M isoform X4, with protein MGRVLLLSVLVAAAYAQTALDDGFLSTGERAVGEAEGRDAGEPLLDFHYHDHEQMTRFLRAISARYPALTALYSIGKSVQGRDLWVMVVSASPYEHMIGKPDVKYVANIHGNEAVGRELLLHLIQHFVTSYDSDPYIKWLLDNTRIHLMPSMNPDGFAISKEGQCDTIHGRANARRYDLNRNFPDYFKQNTKQPQPETDAVKEWISKIQFVLSGSLHGGALVASYPFDNTPNAMFQSHAHSPSIAPDDDVFRHLSLIYSKNHAKMGRGVSCKSGSPRFENGITNGAAWYPLTGGMQDYNYLWHGCMEITLEISCCKYPPAHELPKYWQDNKQSMIKYLAEAHRGAHGFVMDENGNPVERAAVRVKGRDVVYHTTKYGEFWRILLPGTYRVDVSAEGYIPQEVEFIVIDSHPTLLNVTLHSAKRIDGGGPYYRPVPLAPRPLPGPAPSPGILASLTSSFNSIVSNIFG; from the exons ATGGGCCGAGTGTTGCTGCTCAGTGTGCTGGTGGCCGCCGCGTACGCGCAGACCGCCCTGGATGATGGATTCTTGTCCA CCGGCGAGCGCGCGGTGGGCGAGGCCGAGGGTCGCGACGCCGGGGAGCCGCTGCTGGACTTCCACTACCACGACCATGAGCAGATGACGCGCTTCCTGCGGGCCATCTCCGCCAGGTATCCGGCTCTCACCGCGCTGTACTCTATTGGGAAGTCCGTTCAGG GTCGCGACCTGTGGGTGATGGTGGTGTCGGCGTCCCCCTACGAGCACATGATCGGCAAGCCCGACGTCAAGTACGTCGCCAACATACACGGCAACGAGGCCGTGGGGCGGGAGCTCTTGCTGCATCTTATTCAG CACTTCGTGACGTCATACGACTCGGACCCGTACATCAAGTGGCTGCTGGACAACACGCGCATCCACCTCATGCCGTCCATGAACCCCGACGGGTTCGCCATCTCCAAGGAGGGGCAGTGCGACACCATCCACGGAAG AGCCAACGCCCGCCGGTACGACCTCAACCGGAACTTCCCGGACTACTTCAAGCAGAACACCAAGCAGCCGCAGCCGGAGACCGACGCGGTCAAGGAGTGGATCAGCAAGATCCAGTTCGTGCTGTCGGGGTCCCTCCACGGCGGTGCGCTGGTCGCCAGCTATCCCTTCGACAACACGCCCAATGCCA TGTTCCAAAGCCACGCGCACTCGCCGTCCATCGCGCCGGACGACGACGTGTTCCGGCACCTGTCGCTCATCTACTCCAAGAACCACGCCAAGATGGGCCGCGGGGTCTCCTGCAAGTCCGGCTCGCCACGGTTCGAGAACGGCATCACTAACGGCGCCGCTTGGTATCCTCTTACTG GTGGAATGCAGGACTACAACTACTTGTGGCACGGCTGCATGGAGATCACGCTGGAGATCTCCTGCTGCAAGTACCCGCCGGCGCACGAGCTGCCCAAGTACTGGCAGGACAATAAGcag TCAATGATAAAATACCTGGCGGAGGCGCACAGAGGGGCCCACGGGTTCGTGATGGACGAGAACGGCAACCCCGTGGAGCGCGCGGCCGTGCGGGTGAAGGGCCGCGACGTGGTCTACCACACCACCAAGTATGGCGAGTTCTGGCGCATCCTGCTGCCGGGCACTTACCGGGTCGAT GTATCAGCTGAAGGCTACATCCCGCAGGAAGTAGAGTTTATAGTCATCGACAGCCATCCCACCTTACTGAATGTTACTCTGCACTCCGCCAAG CGAATAGACGGCGGCGGTCCTTACTACCGGCCGGTGCCGCTGGCGCCGCGGCCGCTGCCGGGCCCCGCTCCCTCGCCCGGCATCCTCGCATCACTCACCTCGTCCTTCAACAGCATCGTCTCCAACATCTTCGGATGA